A genomic window from Gossypium hirsutum isolate 1008001.06 chromosome D12, Gossypium_hirsutum_v2.1, whole genome shotgun sequence includes:
- the LOC121224671 gene encoding cold shock domain-containing protein 3 codes for MAEQLQEHQQSRSTGKVLWFDDQKGFGFIHPDDGGEDLFVHQSSIKSEGYRSLAEGESVEFTVSQGNGGKTQAVDVTAIGGSQISKKDRRTGGGGWRAGNDRRNGSGGCYNCGDLNHLARDCSNNLISLDNNDNYNNSAYNSGGGGSCYNCGEAGHFARECRRDAGGSAAGGAGKCYNCGKFGHFARECNRNSGAGGGGRGCFNCGGFGHLARDCSNNKGSECYKCGEAGHFARECPNLKASA; via the coding sequence ATGGCTGAGCAACTGCAGGAACATCAGCAATCAAGATCCACCGGCAAGGTCCTTTGGTTCGATGACCAAAAGGGTTTCGGCTTTATTCATCCCGACGATGGTGGCGAAGATCTCTTCGTTCATCAATCTTCCATCAAATCCGAAGGCTATCGTAGCCTCGCTGAGGGTGAATCTGTTGAGTTCACTGTTTCCCAAGGCAACGGAGGCAAGACCCAGGCTGTTGATGTCACCGCAATTGGTGGCTCACAAATCAGCAAGAAGGACCGTCGCACTGGCGGCGGCGGTTGGAGGGCTGGAAACGATCGGAGGAACGGAAGCGGCGGTTGTTATAACTGCGGGGATCTGAATCATCTCGCCAGGGATTGCAGTAACAACCTTATCTCTTTAGACAACAATGATAACTATAACAACTCTGCTTACAACAGTGGTGGTGGCGGTTCTTGTTATAATTGCGGTGAGGCGGGGCATTTTGCAAGAGAGTGTAGGAGAGATGCCGGCGGATCTGCTGCTGGTGGGGCTGGGAAGTGCTACAACTGTGGGAAATTTGGGCATTTTGCCAGAGAGTGCAATAGAAACAGTGGCGCTGGCGGTGGAGGCAGAGGCTGCTTTAATTGTGGAGGGTTTGGGCATTTGGCGAGGGATTGTAGCAATAACAAAGGATCAGAATGTTATAAATGTGGCGAGGCAGGGCATTTTGCGAGGGAGTGCCCTAACTTGAAGGCTTCAGCTTAA